One stretch of Acholeplasma laidlawii PG-8A DNA includes these proteins:
- a CDS encoding HAD family hydrolase has product MKKMFVFDYDGTYYRNNEELQNNIKLMNSARKKGHLLVIATGRSYVSFMKEVEKFNIDYDYLILSSGALIIDKNEHIIGSYMMDLNLVKGVNKLLEPYHASLQSQMYIDEFMNSEILSQLNQVIKMTYTFNKGDICYEIQQSVNTYTHEEFKTYVVAGTSYDYVEIISSKTNKAVAILDLLKHIQEDYTIVAAGDSENDVEMLIEFDGYLMNNHDPRLDTYRLRIVDSIESIVKKEI; this is encoded by the coding sequence ATGAAAAAAATGTTTGTTTTTGATTATGATGGGACTTACTACAGGAATAATGAAGAACTTCAAAACAACATAAAACTTATGAATAGTGCACGAAAAAAGGGGCATTTACTTGTTATTGCAACAGGAAGAAGTTATGTAAGTTTTATGAAAGAAGTAGAGAAATTTAATATTGACTATGACTATCTAATCTTATCTAGTGGTGCATTAATAATAGATAAAAATGAGCATATCATAGGTTCATATATGATGGATTTAAATCTAGTAAAAGGTGTTAACAAATTACTAGAACCGTATCATGCGAGTTTACAATCTCAAATGTATATAGATGAGTTCATGAATAGTGAAATATTATCTCAACTTAATCAAGTCATTAAAATGACCTATACCTTTAATAAAGGTGATATCTGTTATGAGATTCAACAATCAGTTAATACATACACCCATGAAGAATTTAAAACATATGTCGTTGCTGGTACATCTTATGATTATGTAGAAATTATTTCATCTAAGACAAATAAGGCTGTAGCTATACTAGATTTACTAAAACATATTCAAGAAGACTACACAATAGTTGCTGCAGGTGATAGTGAAAATGATGTTGAGATGCTTATTGAATTTGATGGTTATTTAATGAACAATCATGATCCTAGACTGGATACCTACCGATTAAGAATTGTTGATTCTATAGAATCCATTGTAAAAAAAGAAATTTAA
- a CDS encoding lysophospholipid acyltransferase family protein, producing the protein MKKTPKEVRLRHQVLTRLIVPFVRIYIVIKYKLSFKKYKALNKKGPFIVLANHTVNIDPMIMGMQFPFHLYYIATEQVFNLGFLSKVIKFIVNPIKKSKSVSDMETIRKTKRIVQQGGSIGIFPEGNTSYSGQTVQIMPATVKLIKMLKIPVIIMNIKGMYLSYPRWAIYKKKGKTETFIKKIILPETYLEMSDEDLFYEIEEHLYVDAYADQETSGHLYKGKHIAHGLEKLIFMDLVSNKPFVTYSKGDKLKSHDSDFELTYLPTGKVIDKDNQLHTLVEMERLVKIAYFNYYKETKESLLLEEEVQLVKSFATHKEKLGKYTLKLFKEKLSLISSDHTLDFSFDEVINIVMQGKYQVIIYLPNETYMMRLDDYSSIYKYVLTYQYYKYIKDGGISIDDKHFNFGI; encoded by the coding sequence ATGAAGAAAACACCCAAAGAAGTGAGATTAAGGCATCAAGTCTTAACAAGACTCATTGTACCCTTTGTTAGAATATATATAGTGATCAAATACAAGTTATCCTTTAAAAAATATAAGGCTTTAAATAAAAAGGGTCCTTTTATTGTTTTAGCCAATCATACAGTTAATATTGACCCTATGATCATGGGGATGCAATTCCCATTTCATCTATACTACATTGCTACTGAGCAAGTATTTAATTTAGGCTTCTTATCAAAAGTTATTAAGTTTATTGTAAATCCGATTAAAAAATCTAAATCCGTTTCAGATATGGAAACAATTAGAAAAACCAAAAGAATTGTTCAACAAGGTGGTTCAATAGGTATTTTTCCTGAAGGGAATACCAGTTATAGTGGCCAAACGGTACAGATTATGCCTGCCACAGTTAAACTGATTAAAATGCTTAAAATTCCCGTTATTATTATGAATATTAAGGGTATGTACTTAAGTTACCCAAGATGGGCAATTTATAAGAAAAAAGGTAAAACAGAGACATTTATTAAGAAAATTATACTGCCTGAAACATATCTTGAAATGTCAGATGAAGATTTATTTTATGAGATCGAAGAGCATCTATATGTTGATGCCTATGCTGATCAAGAAACTTCAGGTCATCTTTATAAAGGGAAACATATCGCGCATGGTCTTGAAAAATTAATCTTTATGGATTTAGTAAGTAACAAGCCTTTTGTTACATACTCAAAAGGCGATAAACTGAAATCACATGATAGTGATTTTGAATTAACGTATTTACCTACTGGTAAAGTAATAGATAAGGATAATCAGTTACATACCTTAGTTGAAATGGAAAGATTAGTTAAAATAGCCTATTTTAATTACTATAAGGAAACTAAAGAATCTTTATTACTTGAAGAAGAAGTTCAATTAGTAAAGTCATTTGCTACACATAAAGAAAAACTAGGAAAATACACATTAAAACTCTTTAAAGAAAAACTATCTCTTATAAGTAGTGATCATACCTTAGATTTCTCATTTGATGAAGTCATTAATATTGTGATGCAAGGTAAGTATCAAGTGATTATTTATTTACCTAATGAGACTTACATGATGAGATTAGATGATTATTCTAGTATCTATAAATACGTATTAACCTATCAGTATTATAAATATATTAAAGATGGAGGAATATCAATCGATGACAAGCATTTTAACTTCGGCATTTGA
- a CDS encoding Na+/glutamate symporter: protein MTSILTSAFDTWSFILWFAILSLVMMFGNVIRRKVKFFRNLLFPTAIIAGFLGLGVKYLWYYLPDIVNFFSTTYTSDFLVSAKSNVIDFNNYLQVITYHALALGFIAMGLKTVKDSKTRKYKGKPIKTGLLIVNTYLLQGIIGLVFTIILGYVFTTVAPYSGLLLPMGFGQGPGQANNIGGIFEANGFVGGQAFGLAISTIGFICASTVGIFYINRRAKEGIIKRASQEASQTLESTVVEGSEEIPVSEAIDKMSIQIIFIFVVYAMAWVFMSLLTKLIGNTSSFQQSMVSLVWGFNFIFAMLFAIVFKLGLKYITKKGWMKRKYTNEYMLNRLSGVLFDFMVVASLMSINIEALVDTGLLLTLFIITTVGVFATYYYLSYTTKKIYPDYTIQAFATLFGNLTGTAPNGIALLREIDPNFETPAADDLVTGSSAAVMFGAPLLIITGIIYMPEWYYLWISFIALVIFFVVFNYFMLKEKKK, encoded by the coding sequence ATGACAAGCATTTTAACTTCGGCATTTGATACATGGTCATTTATATTATGGTTTGCAATTTTATCACTCGTGATGATGTTTGGAAACGTTATAAGAAGAAAGGTCAAGTTTTTTAGAAATCTTTTATTTCCTACTGCAATTATTGCAGGGTTTTTAGGTTTAGGTGTTAAATACTTATGGTACTATTTACCAGATATTGTAAACTTTTTTTCAACAACATATACATCAGATTTTTTAGTATCAGCAAAATCTAATGTCATTGATTTTAATAATTATCTTCAAGTAATTACCTACCATGCACTCGCATTAGGGTTCATTGCTATGGGGTTAAAGACTGTTAAAGATAGTAAGACTAGAAAATATAAAGGAAAACCTATAAAAACTGGACTTCTCATAGTTAATACATATTTACTTCAAGGTATTATTGGTTTAGTATTTACGATCATTTTAGGTTATGTGTTTACAACCGTAGCACCTTATAGTGGTCTATTATTACCGATGGGGTTTGGACAAGGGCCGGGACAAGCTAATAATATCGGTGGTATTTTTGAGGCAAATGGTTTTGTTGGTGGCCAAGCATTTGGTCTTGCTATATCAACTATCGGCTTTATTTGTGCATCTACTGTAGGTATTTTCTATATTAACCGAAGAGCCAAAGAGGGTATAATTAAACGCGCAAGTCAAGAAGCTAGTCAGACACTTGAAAGCACGGTGGTTGAAGGTTCTGAAGAAATTCCAGTAAGCGAAGCAATCGATAAAATGAGTATCCAAATCATTTTTATATTTGTTGTCTATGCTATGGCTTGGGTCTTTATGAGTCTTTTAACAAAACTGATTGGTAATACATCAAGTTTTCAACAAAGTATGGTAAGTTTGGTTTGGGGTTTTAATTTCATTTTTGCTATGTTATTTGCTATTGTATTTAAATTAGGTTTAAAATATATTACTAAAAAAGGCTGGATGAAGAGAAAGTACACGAATGAATACATGTTAAACCGTTTATCTGGTGTATTATTTGATTTTATGGTTGTAGCGTCCCTGATGTCCATTAATATTGAAGCATTAGTGGATACCGGCTTACTCTTAACGCTATTTATTATCACTACAGTTGGTGTGTTTGCAACATATTATTACTTAAGTTATACAACTAAGAAAATTTATCCTGATTACACGATACAAGCGTTTGCTACACTCTTTGGTAACCTAACTGGTACTGCACCTAATGGTATTGCACTCTTAAGAGAAATAGATCCTAATTTTGAAACACCTGCAGCAGATGATTTGGTTACAGGATCATCAGCGGCTGTTATGTTTGGTGCACCATTATTAATTATTACAGGTATTATTTATATGCCAGAGTGGTATTATTTATGGATATCTTTTATAGCACTAGTAATTTTCTTTGTTGTATTCAATTATTTTATGCTTAAAGAAAAGAAAAAATAA
- a CDS encoding MarR family winged helix-turn-helix transcriptional regulator: MKETKEVFLKQLQTISKLDMMKHLTPFLYGEDAMLLKLYVNEATTPKLMAETLGITKGRVTALMNSLRKKDYISVIVNKEDARSYNLELTPKGSSYIEGRFNFISNYFDTLLDYIGLEESKALIMLLEVVIDKVKTFEVK; this comes from the coding sequence ATGAAAGAAACCAAAGAAGTATTCTTAAAACAGTTACAAACAATTTCGAAACTAGACATGATGAAGCATTTAACGCCGTTTTTATATGGTGAAGACGCTATGTTGTTAAAACTTTATGTAAATGAAGCGACAACGCCTAAACTCATGGCAGAGACATTGGGGATTACTAAAGGTAGAGTCACTGCACTCATGAACAGTCTAAGAAAAAAAGACTATATCTCAGTAATTGTAAACAAAGAAGATGCAAGATCCTATAACTTAGAGTTAACGCCAAAAGGGTCATCATATATTGAAGGTCGATTTAATTTTATTAGTAATTATTTTGATACCTTGCTAGATTATATCGGTTTAGAAGAATCGAAAGCTTTGATTATGTTATTAGAAGTTGTAATTGATAAAGTTAAAACATTCGAGGTGAAATAA
- a CDS encoding ABC transporter ATP-binding protein codes for MVKMIDVTKKYVLGEQVIIANDNVSFSVNEGELCVILGPSGAGKTTILNILGGMDVASSGQIIIDDKDITKFNSKQLTNYRRHDVGFVFQFYNLMPQLTALDNVEIASEIGKDPLDAKEVLISVGLKDRMHNFPSQLSGGEQQRVSIARAIAKNPKILLCDEPTGALDIETGKQILELLYNTSKNFNKTVIIVTHNQAIAEIADRVITVKNGHVASNKHQSKPKQIHEVKW; via the coding sequence ATGGTAAAAATGATCGATGTTACTAAAAAATATGTTCTAGGTGAACAAGTCATTATCGCAAACGATAATGTAAGTTTTAGCGTAAATGAAGGCGAATTATGCGTCATTTTAGGACCTAGTGGTGCAGGTAAGACAACGATACTTAATATATTAGGTGGCATGGATGTTGCAAGCTCAGGTCAAATCATCATTGATGATAAGGATATTACTAAATTCAACTCAAAACAGCTCACCAATTATAGACGTCATGATGTGGGCTTTGTGTTTCAGTTTTATAATTTAATGCCTCAACTTACAGCACTTGATAATGTAGAAATTGCATCAGAAATAGGAAAAGATCCTTTAGATGCTAAAGAAGTACTCATTTCTGTAGGCCTAAAGGATAGAATGCATAATTTCCCTTCTCAATTATCTGGTGGTGAACAACAAAGAGTATCGATTGCACGTGCGATTGCTAAGAATCCTAAGATACTGCTTTGTGATGAGCCAACGGGTGCACTAGATATAGAAACCGGTAAACAAATTTTAGAATTACTCTACAATACTTCTAAAAATTTTAATAAAACTGTCATTATCGTGACACACAATCAAGCAATCGCAGAAATTGCTGATAGAGTTATCACGGTTAAAAATGGCCATGTTGCTTCCAATAAACATCAATCCAAACCAAAACAAATACATGAGGTTAAATGGTAA
- a CDS encoding ABC transporter permease, which produces MVMKAYPKLILRDFKKLYSKFVAIVFIVAIGVAFLVGLLTTAPNMRHTIDKFYKDTNTADVVIQKHTPFTSEEILNISNHYLVSEVMPYFMIDEPIIVDDIYHMSRIVLLDFREGVTMNRLTLVEGRLPELNGDVIEVVVEESQAYLLDIPIGFTTTVQGKTFEVVGIVNHPWYFAYVQEISPLSGRPIESMIYVDQTFLDETTYTHVSIKLKGTEQHNSFSGDYQTFIDNRIEILTESYPDYIFTTRFQNQSFVKFNSDVKIVEVISIIFPLFFFLIAVLVTMSSMTRIIADQRIQIGTLRSLGYSKIKIITKYILYVLLASGIGVLLGIGIGIYSIPFIAYNAYVVAYNLPPLSIEYHFMYITLISSTMILSVLIVTYFSVVNVLKEAPSNLLRHKSPKAGKKILLERFTFIWKRLKFKYKSTFRNIFRQKRNLFLMLVGISGSTALLLAGFGIKDAVELSGDAQFNQMYNFDMELGVLPNETNITLIEANDKLNLMIQVAYFDETDYINLIVPETYDEMNDFLSFRDTKDKSIEFKSDSVFVTKQFALDHNIHVGDLISLEVNDVTSNFTVTGVVAYYFGNNIYISNELIEDVFSLYLNKIYLKLPNFSKLDMNQLQNSLNDLDNVVHVQTKDDLMASFKQTSSSMNSVIILLVIFASVLSIIINYNLTLINISTRHKEMATLKVLGYDEKEVSGYIFRETFMISSVAILIGLILGRSLQYFIISQINVDGIILKNDIYLLSYLYTALLSIVYLLIVYVSSIPKIRKIDMLEALKSFE; this is translated from the coding sequence ATGGTAATGAAAGCTTATCCTAAACTCATTTTAAGGGATTTTAAGAAGTTATACTCTAAGTTTGTAGCAATCGTATTCATTGTTGCTATTGGGGTTGCTTTTTTAGTTGGTTTACTTACAACTGCACCGAATATGAGACATACGATTGATAAGTTCTATAAAGATACCAATACCGCAGATGTGGTGATTCAAAAACATACACCTTTTACCAGTGAAGAAATCTTAAATATTTCAAACCACTATTTAGTATCAGAGGTGATGCCGTATTTTATGATAGATGAACCCATCATAGTAGATGATATTTATCATATGTCTAGAATAGTATTACTAGATTTTAGAGAAGGTGTGACCATGAACAGGCTCACCCTTGTTGAAGGTAGATTACCTGAACTCAATGGTGATGTTATAGAAGTTGTTGTAGAAGAAAGTCAAGCCTATTTATTAGATATACCGATTGGATTTACAACAACAGTTCAAGGAAAAACATTTGAAGTTGTTGGTATTGTAAACCATCCTTGGTATTTTGCATATGTTCAAGAAATATCACCTTTAAGTGGTAGACCCATTGAATCTATGATTTATGTTGACCAAACTTTTTTAGATGAGACTACCTACACACATGTTTCAATCAAACTAAAAGGCACTGAACAACATAATAGTTTTAGTGGTGATTATCAAACTTTTATTGATAATAGAATTGAGATTCTAACAGAAAGTTATCCTGATTATATATTTACAACAAGATTTCAAAATCAAAGTTTTGTTAAATTTAATTCAGATGTCAAAATTGTAGAAGTCATTTCTATTATATTCCCACTATTTTTCTTTTTAATTGCTGTATTAGTAACAATGTCTTCCATGACACGTATTATTGCTGATCAAAGAATTCAAATTGGTACCTTAAGATCACTTGGATATTCAAAAATAAAAATTATTACTAAATATATCCTCTATGTGCTCTTAGCATCTGGTATTGGGGTTTTACTAGGTATAGGTATTGGAATCTATTCCATTCCATTTATTGCATACAATGCTTATGTAGTTGCCTATAACTTACCACCATTAAGTATTGAGTATCATTTCATGTATATCACCTTAATTTCATCAACTATGATTTTATCAGTTCTGATTGTAACCTACTTTAGTGTGGTAAATGTCCTTAAAGAGGCACCATCAAACCTACTTAGACATAAATCCCCTAAAGCCGGTAAAAAGATTTTATTAGAGCGGTTTACATTCATTTGGAAACGACTTAAGTTTAAATATAAATCCACATTTAGAAATATTTTTAGACAAAAAAGAAATCTATTTTTAATGCTCGTTGGTATATCTGGTTCTACCGCTCTTTTATTAGCAGGTTTTGGTATTAAAGATGCTGTGGAACTATCAGGGGATGCACAGTTTAATCAAATGTATAATTTTGATATGGAATTAGGTGTACTTCCTAATGAGACAAACATTACCTTAATAGAAGCAAACGACAAACTTAATTTAATGATACAGGTAGCATACTTTGATGAAACAGATTACATCAATCTGATTGTGCCTGAAACCTATGATGAAATGAATGATTTCTTAAGTTTTAGAGACACAAAGGATAAATCAATTGAGTTTAAATCAGATAGTGTATTTGTGACTAAACAGTTTGCATTAGATCATAATATCCACGTAGGTGACCTCATTAGTTTAGAGGTCAATGATGTCACATCTAACTTTACAGTAACTGGTGTTGTAGCATACTATTTTGGGAACAACATTTATATATCTAATGAGCTCATTGAAGATGTATTCAGTTTGTATCTTAATAAAATTTATCTGAAACTACCAAACTTTAGTAAATTAGACATGAATCAACTTCAAAACTCACTCAATGATTTGGATAATGTAGTTCATGTACAAACAAAAGATGATTTAATGGCATCATTTAAACAAACCTCATCGAGTATGAATAGTGTTATTATATTACTTGTTATTTTTGCCAGTGTCTTGTCTATTATCATCAACTATAATTTAACGCTTATTAATATAAGTACTAGACATAAAGAAATGGCAACGCTTAAAGTACTCGGCTACGATGAAAAAGAAGTATCTGGTTATATATTTAGAGAAACATTCATGATTTCTAGTGTCGCCATCCTAATTGGTCTTATATTAGGTAGATCACTTCAATACTTTATTATCAGTCAAATTAATGTCGATGGTATTATTCTAAAAAATGATATATATCTATTAAGTTATCTTTATACAGCGTTACTATCGATTGTTTATTTACTCATTGTTTATGTATCATCTATACCTAAGATTAGAAAAATAGATATGTTAGAAGCTTTAAAATCTTTCGAATAA
- a CDS encoding alpha/beta hydrolase, translating to MKSKDQAIDSELRLTGKFIRFFTPSFKVGTLKLAKKLMGALKGKAPAKLFYEEVHIPRLDGTLLRLTIYAPIKRKYNAPGLLYMHGGGYGLGIPEMNEKLFKLLIDETGCVIISPDYTLSVEKPYPAAIDDCYLALLWMKKNHLRYMINPNQLMIAGDSAGGGLTAALALLARDKNEVQIAFQMPLYPMIDDRMNTPSSIDNDDPVWNSKQNKLAWELYLGELFGKDEVPYYAAPARAQNLKNLPPTMTYVGSVEPFLDETRDFVTRLKLQGNDVNFKIFEGGYHAFDILSDKTQIGIAAKNYLLDNFKYAIKNHFKENKNI from the coding sequence ATGAAGTCTAAAGATCAGGCAATTGATTCTGAATTGAGACTCACAGGTAAATTTATTCGTTTTTTTACGCCTTCGTTTAAAGTAGGAACATTAAAACTTGCAAAAAAACTTATGGGTGCTTTAAAAGGTAAAGCACCAGCAAAACTCTTTTATGAAGAAGTACATATACCGAGACTAGATGGAACACTTTTAAGACTGACTATATATGCACCAATAAAAAGAAAATATAATGCACCAGGACTTCTTTATATGCATGGTGGTGGTTACGGTTTAGGTATTCCTGAGATGAATGAGAAGTTATTTAAACTGCTCATTGATGAAACAGGTTGTGTCATTATTTCACCAGATTACACTTTATCTGTTGAAAAACCATATCCAGCAGCTATAGATGATTGTTATCTAGCGCTTTTATGGATGAAGAAAAATCATTTACGTTACATGATTAATCCGAATCAACTCATGATTGCAGGTGATTCTGCAGGTGGTGGCTTAACGGCAGCATTGGCACTACTTGCTAGAGACAAAAATGAAGTTCAAATTGCATTTCAAATGCCACTTTATCCAATGATTGATGATCGTATGAACACACCATCATCAATTGATAATGATGATCCAGTGTGGAACTCTAAGCAAAACAAACTTGCTTGGGAACTTTATTTGGGTGAATTATTTGGTAAAGATGAAGTACCTTATTATGCGGCACCAGCAAGAGCTCAAAATTTAAAGAATTTACCACCAACGATGACCTATGTTGGAAGTGTAGAACCTTTTTTAGATGAAACAAGAGATTTTGTAACAAGACTCAAACTACAAGGCAACGACGTTAATTTCAAGATTTTTGAAGGTGGATATCACGCATTTGATATCCTAAGTGATAAAACTCAAATTGGCATTGCTGCTAAGAATTATTTACTAGACAATTTTAAATATGCAATAAAAAATCACTTTAAGGAAAATAAGAACATATGA
- a CDS encoding RluA family pseudouridine synthase yields the protein MSTLTFNIEDKYVGITIREYLQTYNVGKPVIYKYSSNHLFEVNFKAVNSEYRLKKGDVLNIHLEPYVMNDIEDVELDIIYEDDDIVIVNKPFNVIVHDDGASEDHLTRRVNMHFQYHGYHHQVLPAHRIDKETTGIVVFAKHFIALAYLSNLFESRQVVKNYICVVENKVKDKTGSIESKLIKDSKLQKMVVSPHGKLAITHYELLGYEATRSRLKVQIETGRTHQIRAHMASINHPVVGDILYGVSSSRLLLHFSEISFPMIRTKKVEHFVSNPPF from the coding sequence ATGAGCACATTAACATTTAACATCGAAGATAAATATGTAGGTATTACAATTAGAGAATACCTTCAAACTTATAACGTAGGAAAACCCGTAATCTATAAGTATTCTTCAAACCACTTGTTTGAAGTCAATTTTAAGGCTGTAAATTCAGAATATAGACTAAAAAAAGGTGATGTCTTAAACATTCACCTTGAACCTTATGTCATGAATGACATAGAAGACGTAGAACTAGATATTATTTATGAAGATGATGACATTGTCATCGTGAATAAACCATTTAATGTCATTGTACACGATGACGGTGCATCTGAAGATCATTTAACTAGACGCGTCAATATGCATTTTCAATATCATGGATACCATCACCAAGTATTACCAGCACATCGTATTGACAAAGAAACAACAGGTATTGTTGTTTTTGCAAAGCACTTTATCGCGCTTGCGTACCTTTCTAATTTATTTGAATCTAGACAAGTCGTTAAAAACTATATTTGTGTCGTTGAAAATAAAGTAAAAGATAAAACTGGATCTATTGAATCTAAGTTAATCAAAGACAGTAAACTACAAAAAATGGTTGTTTCACCACATGGTAAACTAGCGATAACACACTATGAATTACTGGGTTATGAAGCAACACGCTCAAGACTCAAGGTCCAAATTGAAACAGGACGTACACACCAAATTAGAGCTCATATGGCAAGTATTAATCATCCAGTAGTAGGAGATATATTATATGGTGTAAGTAGTTCAAGACTTTTATTACATTTTAGTGAAATATCATTTCCAATGATACGTACAAAAAAGGTTGAACACTTTGTGTCCAACCCACCATTCTAA